Proteins from a genomic interval of Desulfitibacter alkalitolerans DSM 16504:
- a CDS encoding DUF362 domain-containing protein: protein MNNRVFTYKCTGYDDTRIGPYIQQIIEDAFPNEAFNNKTVFVKPNLLTRRVPEQAVTTHPVLVKEVCSSFAKKGAKVIIGDSPGGPNSLSWLKSVYNSTGMYWAAKESGAELNYDLTPHNENVRIKNSHKELQVLKAVVDSDYLINLPKCKTHGLTVFTGGPKNLYGCIPGLIKAKYHLELADLDNFCELIITLNELLKPNLTIMDAIIGMEGEGPSSGTPKYLGYIIGSRNPYLVDAMAVQMIGLNPSDIPVLKLAHELGIFSLTDDSIINVGHTKKEVVPFRVPVATRYADFSDRFAKRIPKKLLGTIYKWLKPALVFSEEKCTSCRICIESCPAAALKLHNKRPKVNVKECIYCYCCQELCPKSAVSVKKPALARWLFKH, encoded by the coding sequence TTTTAACAACAAAACCGTATTTGTAAAGCCCAATTTGTTGACGAGAAGGGTACCAGAACAAGCAGTGACCACTCACCCGGTTTTGGTTAAGGAGGTATGCAGTTCCTTTGCTAAAAAGGGAGCCAAAGTTATTATTGGAGACAGCCCTGGTGGCCCTAATTCTTTGTCCTGGTTGAAGTCTGTTTATAATTCCACTGGTATGTACTGGGCAGCCAAGGAATCTGGAGCTGAACTTAATTATGACCTTACTCCACACAATGAGAATGTTAGAATCAAGAATTCACACAAGGAACTGCAGGTTTTAAAGGCTGTTGTTGATAGTGATTATCTAATAAACCTGCCCAAATGCAAGACCCATGGATTGACAGTCTTTACAGGAGGCCCAAAAAACCTTTATGGGTGTATTCCAGGATTGATAAAAGCAAAATACCATTTGGAGCTTGCAGATTTAGATAATTTTTGTGAGCTTATAATAACATTAAACGAGCTTTTAAAGCCCAACCTGACAATAATGGATGCCATTATTGGCATGGAGGGTGAAGGACCCTCCAGTGGTACACCAAAGTATTTAGGGTACATAATTGGCAGCAGGAATCCTTATCTTGTTGATGCCATGGCGGTCCAGATGATAGGTTTGAACCCTTCAGACATACCAGTTCTTAAACTTGCCCATGAACTTGGGATTTTTTCTTTAACTGATGATAGTATCATCAATGTTGGTCATACTAAAAAAGAGGTTGTGCCCTTTAGAGTGCCTGTTGCAACCAGGTATGCTGACTTTTCAGATCGGTTTGCAAAAAGAATTCCTAAAAAACTGCTGGGTACAATTTATAAATGGTTGAAGCCTGCCCTGGTTTTTTCAGAAGAAAAATGCACATCGTGCAGAATATGCATAGAAAGCTGTCCCGCCGCGGCATTAAAGCTGCATAACAAAAGACCAAAGGTAAACGTTAAAGAATGTATCTACTGCTATTGCTGCCAGGAGCTTTGTCCAAAAAGTGCAGTAAGTGTTAAAAAACCAGCCCTGGCAAGATGGCTGTTTAAGCATTAG
- the pyrR gene encoding bifunctional pyr operon transcriptional regulator/uracil phosphoribosyltransferase PyrR: protein MNLKTKTVIMDENKIRRSLTRIAHEIIEKNKGTQDLVLIGIRSRGVPLAHRLNEIIEQIEGHKVPEGIIDITLYRDDLSSLAEQPVLNKTEITFDLKGKNVVLIDDVLYTGRTVRAALDAMADLGRAKTVQLAVLIDRGHKELPIRADYIGKNVPTSKNEVIAVLLKETDGIDEVLIKEKP, encoded by the coding sequence ATGAACTTAAAAACCAAAACAGTCATAATGGATGAGAATAAAATTCGCAGAAGCTTAACAAGAATTGCCCATGAGATTATTGAAAAAAACAAGGGCACCCAAGATCTTGTGTTGATAGGCATTAGGAGCAGGGGTGTTCCCCTGGCTCATCGTCTAAATGAGATCATTGAGCAAATTGAAGGTCATAAGGTTCCTGAAGGCATTATTGATATCACTCTATATAGAGATGATTTAAGCAGCCTTGCAGAACAGCCTGTTTTAAATAAAACGGAGATTACCTTTGATTTAAAAGGCAAAAATGTAGTCCTGATTGATGATGTACTTTATACAGGCAGAACTGTACGAGCAGCCCTTGACGCAATGGCTGACCTGGGCAGGGCTAAAACAGTACAACTGGCAGTATTGATAGACAGGGGTCATAAGGAGCTTCCCATTAGGGCCGATTACATAGGCAAAAATGTTCCAACATCAAAGAATGAAGTGATAGCTGTACTACTAAAGGAAACTGATGGAATTGACGAGGTTCTTATTAAAGAAAAACCTTAG
- a CDS encoding Rqc2 family fibronectin-binding protein: MAFDGITMNCVNWELQEKVLDARIEKIYQPSPTEVLLHLRKHRESLKLLLSAHPVYSRVCVTHKTFENPKSPPLFCMVLRKHLEGGKITAITQPSFERILEIHIESRTELGDIAHPTLVIEVMGKHSNIILLNPEENKIIDSIKKVSFSTSQYRQVLPGFEYILPPHQDKLKILDLSQEAFTDKLLAQEMTLTIEKALLNTIIGLSPLLAKQLVARVNLDGQTLEFFGEYELNLIWQSVDYLRQIVQSNTYKPVIFIDSNGQYKEFSPINVPEYHNGNIIEFKSLSEAVDIYYDWLIKNNLFMSVKSNLQNTINKEIKRCEKKLGIQLETVQASQNSIQDKILGELLTANMHMVRRGMEEIQVADYYNNNAPVTIKLQPELTPADNAQRYFKRYNKAKNAAQKAAIQVEQSKEELAYLESLSFWLNETNTYEDFFQIEQELIDGGYLKPRGKPHAVAKARPIPNTFITKNGFKILVGKNNKQNDWLTFKTARESDIWFHAKDIPGSHVILKVEGKEISDKEIKTAALLAAFHSKGKHSANLPVDYTQVKNVKKIKGAKPGLVTYENYKTIYVTPDKEIITTLFNAKGDSP; the protein is encoded by the coding sequence ATGGCTTTTGATGGTATTACAATGAATTGCGTAAATTGGGAGCTTCAAGAAAAAGTTTTGGATGCACGCATTGAGAAAATTTACCAACCCAGCCCAACTGAAGTATTGTTACATTTAAGAAAGCATAGGGAAAGCCTTAAGCTGCTTTTATCTGCACATCCTGTATATTCAAGGGTTTGTGTAACCCATAAAACCTTTGAAAATCCTAAAAGTCCTCCTCTATTTTGTATGGTGCTTAGAAAACATCTAGAAGGAGGAAAGATTACAGCTATTACCCAGCCTTCTTTTGAAAGGATACTGGAAATACATATTGAAAGCCGTACCGAATTGGGGGATATTGCACATCCCACTCTGGTAATTGAAGTTATGGGTAAGCACAGTAATATTATTCTTTTAAACCCAGAAGAAAATAAAATTATTGACAGTATTAAAAAGGTATCCTTTAGTACCAGTCAATACCGTCAGGTCTTACCAGGCTTTGAATATATCCTACCTCCACATCAAGATAAACTTAAAATCTTAGATTTATCTCAGGAAGCATTCACTGATAAACTTCTGGCTCAGGAAATGACACTTACCATTGAGAAAGCCCTTTTAAACACAATTATAGGACTAAGCCCATTACTGGCAAAACAGCTGGTGGCAAGGGTTAACCTAGATGGACAAACATTGGAGTTTTTTGGTGAATATGAGTTAAATCTCATATGGCAATCTGTAGATTATTTAAGACAAATTGTTCAGTCCAATACTTACAAGCCAGTAATATTTATTGACAGCAACGGTCAATACAAGGAATTTTCGCCAATAAATGTACCTGAATATCATAATGGAAATATAATAGAGTTTAAATCCCTTAGCGAAGCAGTTGATATATATTATGATTGGTTAATAAAGAACAACCTTTTTATGTCAGTGAAAAGCAATCTGCAAAACACAATTAATAAGGAAATTAAAAGGTGTGAGAAAAAACTGGGGATACAGCTTGAAACAGTTCAAGCAAGCCAAAACTCAATTCAGGATAAAATTCTTGGTGAACTGCTTACTGCTAACATGCATATGGTAAGAAGGGGGATGGAAGAAATCCAGGTAGCCGACTATTACAATAACAATGCTCCTGTTACTATCAAGCTGCAGCCCGAGCTAACTCCAGCTGATAATGCACAGCGATACTTTAAAAGATACAATAAAGCAAAAAATGCAGCCCAAAAGGCTGCCATCCAGGTTGAACAATCAAAGGAAGAGTTGGCCTATCTAGAATCATTAAGCTTTTGGCTTAATGAAACTAACACATATGAGGATTTTTTCCAGATAGAACAGGAGTTAATTGATGGCGGATATCTAAAACCCAGGGGCAAGCCTCATGCTGTTGCCAAAGCCAGGCCGATACCAAATACCTTTATTACCAAAAATGGTTTTAAAATACTTGTTGGAAAAAATAATAAGCAGAACGACTGGTTAACCTTTAAAACAGCAAGGGAAAGTGATATCTGGTTTCATGCTAAAGACATTCCAGGATCACATGTTATTCTAAAAGTGGAAGGTAAAGAGATTTCTGATAAGGAAATAAAGACGGCAGCTCTTTTAGCTGCATTTCATAGTAAGGGAAAGCACTCTGCAAATTTACCAGTAGACTATACCCAGGTCAAGAATGTAAAAAAAATTAAGGGTGCAAAGCCGGGACTGGTTACCTATGAAAATTATAAGACAATTTATGTTACTCCAGACAAGGAAATAATTACTACTCTATTTAACGCAAAGGGAGACAGTCCATAG